The nucleotide sequence CGTCGTCAAGGAAGAGGGGAACCCGAAGGCCCTGGAAATACTCGACCTGGTCTTCGCCCCGTCCGACGCCCACTGGCGGGGCATCGGCGTAATACCGGGCAGCGGCCTGGAGCTCCGCGAGGAATTCGCGGATTTCGACGCGGCGCGGAAGTTCCCGGTGACGCCCCCGGAGCCAAAAGCGGCGAAGGGATGCCGGTGCGGCGAGCTCCTGCGCGGGCTCATCACGCCGCCGGAGTGCGCCCTCTACGGGAAGGCCTGCACGCCGGAGGAGCCGGTCGGCCCCTGCATGGTCTCCACGGAAGGGCCCTGCGCGGCCTATTACAAGTACTGGAGCAAATGATGTCAAAGAAGATCCTGCCGGGACACGGCAGCGGCGGCAGGCTGATGAACGAGATGATCGAAAGGGTCATCCGGAAGCGTTTCGGCGAGGGAACCGTGCAGCTCGACGATTCGGCGGTGCTCGGCGTCGGCGGCGTCTCCATCGCCTTCACCACCGACACCTTCGTCATCACGCCGATCTTCTTCCCCGGCGGCGACATCGGGAAGCTCGCGGTGAACGGCACCGTGAACGACCTCGCGGTGATGGGCGCCCGGCCCCTCTACCTGTCCTGCGGCCTCATCCTTGAAGAGGGCCTCGACTTCGCGGACCTGGAGCGCGTCCTCGATTCGATGAAGGCCGAGGCGGACAGGGCCGGCGTCGCCATCGTCACCGGCGACACCAAGGTGGTCCCCAACGGCAAGGCAGACAGGATATTCATCAACACCTCGGGCATCGGCGTCATCGAGAAGAAGATACAGCGCCGGGCGATCGTTCCCGGGGACCGCATCATCGTGAGCGGAACCATCGGCGACCACGGCATGGCGATCATGGCCCTGCGCAACGGCCTTTCCTTTTCCCGGGGCCTCCAATCCGACTGCGCCCACCTGAACCACATGATCTCGAAAATAACCGATAACTATCCGGAAAGCGTCAAGTTCATGCGCGACCCGACCCGGGGCGGCATCGCCTCCGTGCTGAATGAAATCGTAAAAGGTAAAGAATACAGCGCCATGCTGTCAGAGGACGCCCTCCCCATCCGGGAAGAGGTCCGGGGCGTGTGCGGCATCCTCGGGATCGAGGCCCTGTACGCGGCCAACGAGGGAAAGGTTGTCATCATAGCCGGCAAAGGAGACGCAGAGGCCGTCGTAAATGTGATGAGGTCCACTCCCGAGGGCAGGGACGCCACGGTGATCGGAGAGATCACGACGGCCTTTCCCGGCAAGGCCTATATCGAAACGGCCATAGGCGGTAGGAGGATCCTGCCGCTCCTGACCGAGGAGCAGCTGCCGAGGATCTGCTGAGGCTACGAATCTCCTCCCCCTTAATGGGTGGGGGCGCCGAACAGGAAGTTTCAGTGCCGATCGCGGACAGGAGGTCCAAATAGCGATCGGCGTGGGTGGGGGTGAAAAATTCCTATCACCCTCCCCTATCCCCTCCCATCAAGGGAGGGGTATCATCAAAAAGGAGAACCATATGTGTCTTGCAGTACCGATGACCATAACGAAAATCGAGGGGACCAGGGCCGTTGCCGAAGCCCGCGGTGTTGAAACGGCGGTGGATATCTCTCTCATGCCGGAAGTGAAGATCAACGACAAGGTGATCGTCCACGCCGGCTTCATCATCGAGCGCCTCGACGAAAAGGAAGCAGCCGAAATCGACAAGGTATGGGACCAGTACCTTGAGCAGCTCGAGAAGGAAGAAAGCGCCTGATCCTGCCCGGCGATTGGCCGGTAGAGGCGCCGCGGCGACCAGGAATCATCCCTTCCTGTTGCGGATATAGAGCGCCGTATCGACGGCCACAAGGGCAAGGTTCGTTATATAGAGATAGATCACATTGTCATAATTGTAGAATACCTTATGTAAAATCCCCGCCAGGTAGCCCGCCATCACGATGACCAAGAACACCAGGCTCTTCCCCTTGACGGATTCCGACTTCCATGACCGGTAGATCGAGAAAGGCCAGGCCGAGCCGAAGCAGATAAGCATTACAATTTCGAAAACACTCATGATTCTCCTCTCGATTGGTGTAATGTGCGAGAAATGATCAAAGTCAATCCATCTCAATTGATTAATCCACGTTCACCCCCGCTTGACGTGGCGTATTACATAAAGAACGCGATAATTCGACGTACAATCAGGATAGTCCACCTGATGGGGTTTAGTAGATATGTTGCGTAAACAAAGGGGTTGTCCCATTTCAACTTGAAAAAACTGGCCATAGTCCTTTTAGGAGGGAACAAAAGGTCAATGAGCAAAATGCCCTTTAGCCGGGGCATCCATTTTTTTTGATACACGAAGGGCGCCAGCAATTTGTAAAGCCTGGTGCAGATGAACCAGCTCGATACCAGGTCATGGAAGCATCCGAGGTGAATCGTGACGCATAGTCTCTGCCCCGAAGTGCATTGACCATTTAAATCGGTGATGATATGTTCCGGCACCTCCAGATCAAGGAGCCGCCTCGATAATTTGAGGGAAAAAAGCACAAAGGAAGAGACCCCCAATTGACCGGAGATCATGAGGACCCTATCCCAGTCGATCCCCTGTTGAATCAGATCAGCTATATCCAGCGCGTTTCGCATTACAAATTGGTTTGAATAGGGGGCGCGCTTCAGGGCCGTATGAAGGCACATGAGGAGCAACAGGTCTTCATTGCACAAAACAAATGAGCGCAGTTTTTCATTCCACAGCCTCTTGTCCCAGAAAATATTAATATTATTCAGAAGCCCGTCGAGGTCAAACTCATAGACCCGAGATCTCTCAAAAAAATTGGTGTGCAATTCAAGCAGGAGCGCATTTTTTTTATTATAATACTGAAACTGGTTATTCCAATCCATCTGCAGCGCAATATTCTTTTTCTCCTCCTTCCTGACCAGGGGGTTCATGATATCGCCGACATAATTATAATCCACAAGTGTAACAAGTTTATTCGCCGCCAGGAGGTCTTTTTCCCTGACGAGGATATCAATGTCGCCCACCGTGCGCAATCCTGTAAAATCAAGGGATAATCCTTTTATCAATACGCATTCGATACCATGATCCGCCAAGGCGGTTTGTATCCTGGTACATTCTTTTAATATCATCTGGTTTAAAAGAACTGTATTGAGAACCGCTTCCTTCGCTGCGGCAGAGATTTCGGACTTCATCGGTTCTGGCAAGTGATACTTGACCAGTTCACTTAAAACAACAGGTTTAACCAAATGCTTGTCAACTTTTGACAAAAAACGACCGAGATTGATCTTTGAATTTTGTAAAATATTTTCAATAAGAGCTATGTTCTTTCTCTTTTTACACAGCTCCACGATAAGAATATCTTCAATTTTCATGATTCATCACTCGCATTATTCTCGATCTGTGGCGTAT is from Spirochaetota bacterium and encodes:
- a CDS encoding nucleotidyltransferase family protein, with the translated sequence MKIEDILIVELCKKRKNIALIENILQNSKINLGRFLSKVDKHLVKPVVLSELVKYHLPEPMKSEISAAAKEAVLNTVLLNQMILKECTRIQTALADHGIECVLIKGLSLDFTGLRTVGDIDILVREKDLLAANKLVTLVDYNYVGDIMNPLVRKEEKKNIALQMDWNNQFQYYNKKNALLLELHTNFFERSRVYEFDLDGLLNNINIFWDKRLWNEKLRSFVLCNEDLLLLMCLHTALKRAPYSNQFVMRNALDIADLIQQGIDWDRVLMISGQLGVSSFVLFSLKLSRRLLDLEVPEHIITDLNGQCTSGQRLCVTIHLGCFHDLVSSWFICTRLYKLLAPFVYQKKWMPRLKGILLIDLLFPPKRTMASFFKLKWDNPFVYATYLLNPIRWTILIVRRIIAFFM
- the hypE gene encoding hydrogenase expression/formation protein HypE, which codes for MMSKKILPGHGSGGRLMNEMIERVIRKRFGEGTVQLDDSAVLGVGGVSIAFTTDTFVITPIFFPGGDIGKLAVNGTVNDLAVMGARPLYLSCGLILEEGLDFADLERVLDSMKAEADRAGVAIVTGDTKVVPNGKADRIFINTSGIGVIEKKIQRRAIVPGDRIIVSGTIGDHGMAIMALRNGLSFSRGLQSDCAHLNHMISKITDNYPESVKFMRDPTRGGIASVLNEIVKGKEYSAMLSEDALPIREEVRGVCGILGIEALYAANEGKVVIIAGKGDAEAVVNVMRSTPEGRDATVIGEITTAFPGKAYIETAIGGRRILPLLTEEQLPRIC
- a CDS encoding HypC/HybG/HupF family hydrogenase formation chaperone — its product is MCLAVPMTITKIEGTRAVAEARGVETAVDISLMPEVKINDKVIVHAGFIIERLDEKEAAEIDKVWDQYLEQLEKEESA